The DNA sequence CCGAGTTTGTCTTTTCAACTCTGATCCCACAATGAGATTCACCAAAGGatatctttttttctgtgctgggtTCCTTTGAAACAAATATTCTTTCTAGTATGAGAGGGAAATTAAATCAAACAATACTTTTGTACTGGCTATAATAAATCAGAGGGAAGATTAGAAAACCAAAGAAAAATTAATAGTTGCTAAGATTCGTTTTGCCTTTTTCTTAAAACTACAAAGTGAACTATTAAATGCAGATGCATTTTGTGCATGATAAAGCTTAACAGCTAGAGGTTGGCTCACTGATCTTAGGTGAGGCAGTAATAATATTTTAAGAGCCATAAAGGAGACCTTTAAACTGTATGGTTATCGTTATAAACTCAGGAGAAGTAAAAATAGAATGGCTGAGCTGGTATAAATTGATCTACCTTTACTGAAGTTAGCAGAATTATTGCAGTTTACAGCAGCTGATTTTTTTGACCCATAGTTTAGAAGATAGAAAAAAAGGTGCaagtaacagagaaaaaaaagataAGATTATATTTTCCTAGCTTCTAATGTCCCAGGTATGATGTATAAGTCAGGGCATGTGTCGCAGAGCATCCAAACTTCCACAagattttttccctcttcatttttAATCTGATGTCTTTTGAATTCAAATCAGCTTGAAACATGACAACTCCGGGATGCTGTTGCCATCCAAAGCCTCAAATGGTTGTGACAGTTTTCAGGAACCTGCCATCCTTTTTAATGTGAGTTTCCGTGACTTTGTACATGGACTCATGGACACAGTGTTCTAGTCTGAAAAATGTCCATTTGGGTTTCTGGAAGATGCTAAGTTTTGGAATGAGGCTCCAGTCATTTTTGGTAGctattatttttaataacatcTTATCTTTGAAAGCACAGCAGCTTTCTACAGTTTCCTGAAAAGGACACTCACAGATAGGGATTTTTTTTCATCAGAATGGCTGCAGATTTTCAGGCTCTGAAGCTTGGAACGTATTCATACTAACATAAAATAAAACCACAGTAATAATGAGCCATTGTCATCCACACTGCATTTTGCCTTaagagtcacagagaggtagccgtgttagtctgtcttcacaaaacaaacaagcagtcctgtagcactttgaaggcaaacaaaataatttattaggcgatgagcttttgcggggcagggccacttcttcagatctggaaattctgagaaaagtaaactgacatcacgagaatttaacagaaagatagaaaaaatgttAAATTCTCTGGTGTCAGTTTACTTttctcagaatttccagatctgatcaagtgggtctgtcccacaaaagttcatcacctaataaatcattgttagtctttaaagtgctacaggactgcttgtttgttttacctTAACAGTCACTAAGGAAACATTGTGCTTGTTCCCTGAGTACTGCACAAGTGGAGAAGCAAACCAGAAAACTCTCCCGCTATTTGCAACCCCAATGACTGAGAGAATCAGCTCCTTTGAGTTGGTGGGCCCATTTCCTCCTAGTGCCAGGAGTGCAAGACAGATGAAAGAGGGCAAACCCATAACCATGTACCTCATTTTATCCATAGCCCCACCGAGCTGAGTGAGAACCAGTGCCcagtttgcaaagtgctttgataCGGTAGGATGAAAGGCATCATAAGGAAACAAAATTACAAATGACCAATAGTTGAAATTACAGACATAAGCAGCTACCTTCTTAATGTGCATCACAATGATAGAAAGGATGACCTAGTAAGGATGCTAGCCTTACTGGGTTTAATGGACTACTTCATCACAGGCTTTGCCTGGGGTGATGGAAAAGCCATTtagtctctcaggctatgtctagattattgttgctattttggaatacaaatgtatcccaaaatagcaactccacagTTACTGACCAAGCTCGAAGCACTATTCTGAGCACAGTATTCCATTTCCTCTACCCCTCGTTGTGAAGAGgtagcagaaacctcaaaatagccactTTTTTccaactttggtgccatttggacaaAGCCAAGTTTGAAgtaaattaactcaaaataaattacacaatttctGCAACTCTAATTGCATAAGCTACTCCAAGTTATGGCTACAGTATAGCCATACCCTCAGTGTTTCAGTTCTCTAGCTGTAAAGTGCAGGGTGGTAAAACTGGGCTACATCGCAGGGGTGGTGAGGATATACTGAAAGTCATGAGGCCCTCAGATACCATAGTAATGAGGGCTGAATGAATAACTTAGAATTAAAGGTGAATCATTTAAAGcatctcttccagcaacatctgagCCTAGAGATTGATACCTGCTGGCGATTTTGTGATGATATAGTCTCTTTCATTCATAATAGGTGAACCATGCTCTGAAATTTAAAAGCTACAGAAAAATGTGACTACCGTATACTGGGTGAAAATATGCACAAAATGTAGTTATCTTCTGAGCCACTATTAACATCATTTCAGTCTGCCAAATATGAGAGAGAAaagatttcaatttttttctagcATATAGACATCATGTGAAATTAATgcaagagggagaaaaactgtaTTTGTCACTGACTTGAATTTAACTGAACTGATGtgacaattttattttcaaatgagttTCTGCTTTTAAAAGCCCAGGGGCAAAAACAGCCTAAAACAACAGAGGAGCTGATTTAATGTCATTGTAGACCAACGTGTAGTATCACGGCTTTGTTCCTAATCATTCACCTATTAACTATAATAAAGTTGCTTCCATGGATACTGCAAGTATGCCCTGAGGCCGTCAAATACAGTAGTTTCCACCCATCGTGTCTGCGTTTTACATTTTAAAGGAAAGGCCCATTAACAattcttaaaaacattttgtgtgaaatcctggtcccactgaatTCCAtgagaatttttccattgacttcagtggggctagaATGTCACTGAATCTACCTCCAGATCTGAGcctacttccactgaagtcagtcagaAAGCTCTCTGAGGGGCCCAGCTGATACACTATTCCTGACTGGCTTCCCTTTGCTGAAGAGGAGGATGTCTTTTGTTGCTGGCCTGCGCCCGACATGACACTCCCACGTTGGCTCAGTCATACTAGCTGGCTTGATAGCAGGTGCGGCATGGCCTCACCCATTCCAAACACACAAAGCCAAGATCCAGAAAGCCCGGGGCAGGATACAAAGGAGGTTTCTTGTGCCTGGGTGGGCCTGTAGGCTGGGTCACATTCTATCCCAGTTCACCCAGGGCCACCGGGGGAGTTGGTGTTACAGCTGGGACTAGAGCTCAAGCCACACGTCTACCCATCTTCGGTCCTGGCATAAGCGCCAATAAAGATGATGGCAGACCTGATGACAGAGGCGAAAGGGGGCAGttggcctggggctcctggctgccactgccactactgACTGTGGCAGCCagatccccaggccctttaaaccaCTCACTGCCAGAGTGCCATTCCGCATGCTCTGCATGTAtcagagggctgtggggaggcggggggcctGCACCACACTCCATGAGGCTCTGAGGTATGGGGTGGGTGCTAGATCCAGGTGACACTGAGGGCTGGATGCCTCTACCCCAACCCCTTCCACTTGagaccccaccccttttgggagtgtggagccaggcctcccaccacaccttgtccaggggcccatGAAAACTCTTGGCCTCCCTTGGTAGGAGAGCTGTATCTACTTACAGCAGGGCTGAGTTTGACGCTGGATCACAGCTCATTCCCTCTGTGCTGAGTGCTGTGACATGCTCACCTTCCTCCTATTTTGCTTTTCAGTGGTGACCCTGACAAGTGTGACATCTGGGGGAACACCCCTCTCCACCATGCGGCTTCTAATGGTCACGTCCACTGCCTTTCATTCTTGATTAACTTTGGTGCCAATATCTTTGCTCTGGATAATGATCTGCGCACTCCTCTGGATGCCGCTGCCAGCCGGGACCGGCATGAATGTGTCAGAATCCTGGACAAAGCTGCTACTGAACAGAATATAATGAATCCCAAGAGAGTCGCCAGACTCAAGGCCCAAGCTCCGAAGAATGCAGAGAAACAAATCAAAGAATGTGAAAAGCGCCAAATGAAACACCAACATGAAATGACCAGGATTTACAACAAAGAAAAATACGGATCGGTGAGTTCTGCCCATGCGAGTACCTCCAGGACAAAGGTGTCCAATTTCTTTATTCCAAGTACATTGAGCTCTTTCCCTAAAAACCTGAAGGACACATTCAGGATGAAGGTGAAAAAGAAAGATGAAAACCCAAGCGATCGGGAAGCACAAAGCAACGGCGAGGAAGATACCAGGGTGGGCCGAACTACTGTGATGAGCGTATTTAGTGAAAAAGATGAAGATGAATTATGTAATGACTTTAAAGGGAAAAATACCTCTGAAGATGATGGTGAGCAGGAGCATGTATCCATTTTCAAACGGCCTGGTCTTGGCAATATTGTGTTTAGAAGGCATTTGGCTGCAGGGTTAAATGCTGAGGAGATGCTCTCTGAGAAAGaagaaataagttttaaaatgcCAACTGAGCTTTTTCAGGATGAAAGGGATGAAAGCGCCAGTGAACTAGACACTAACAATGATTTTGAGGTCTCTTGGAATGAGGATGAAATTGGATTGGATGATGATGAAGCAGAGAGCACCCCTCTGGAAGTATTTCTGGCCTCGCAGAGCCTGAATGAGTTTGTTCCTGTCTTCATGAGAGAAAAGATTGATTTAGATGCCCTCATGCTATGTTCTGATGAAGACCTCCTGAGCATACAAATACAGCTCGGCCCAAGAAAGAAAGTCCTCAGTGCAGCAGATAGAAGAAAGCAGGCATTGGAAAAACCTGGAAAGCTTGTAGACACCCGCCTATAAATAAATGTTCCTGTTGGAATAACTGTGCCTTAATTCATCCTCCTTTTGCTACTTTAAAGCCAGGTGTGGTGCTTCTCTGGCATCCACTGCTGGAAAAACGAAATGGTTTCCAGCTAAGTATGCATAATGGGGCCATTACAGAACATCAGTTTGAATGGATGGGTTGTACAGcctgaaaaaaagaaagagtATGGAGATAGGTAgcaaaggaagggccagaggatgttgtgaaagccaagactattacagggttcaaaaaagaactaaacaCGTTCATGGAGGCTAGATCCTtcaatggctatttgccaggatgagcagggatcGTGCCCCTAGGCTCCATTAGCCAaaaactgggaatgggtgacgggatAGATTGATGATTTTCTgttcttttcactccctctgaagagcctggcattggccaatgtcCTAAGATAGGATGCTGAACTagactgacccagtatggcttaTAATAGTTCCAGGGCTGAAACCTTCCCACATAAAGCTCATGCTAGGCGTATCTTTTTAATAGTCTTAATAACTTAAAATATAAGTGACAGACAGTTACATAAAAGTCTTCCCTGCAATCCACAACCAATGCCCCACAAGGCATTTCCAGCAGCCAGAGAACTTTGATTTTCTGCACATTCAAAATAAGATAGTTTTTACAGACTCTGGATACATTGCTGCAAGGCATCTTCACAGAAACTATTTGAGAACTGGATGATTGATCTTGCTTTTGACTCTATTCCATTGACTCTATAATAGGCTCTGAATGAACGAACGCATTGTGCGAATAAGTTTCATATTCTTGTCAATCATGTTATCTCcttacctttttttaaataagtgaaaCTCCTCACAGAATCACACTGAGTTTGAGCTCTATGGTCCTCTTTCCTGTCACATTAGCTGCAAAAGTTACTATTCTATAAGAGATACCAGGGCCTTTAATTACAAGAAGATGTAGGGTTTTGGTGTGATTACTCAGTGGGTTAGATGCTCTTGCTACAGTTAAACATCTGTCGATagcagtcactgtcagaagagatttcccaacaaaacttttgtcaacggagtgcggccacacacaagaCCGCTCCGTTCTGTCGACAGCCTACTCGGCCGCTCTTGCTACAAAACAAGCacccgaaagcacagcagacaggttgCCCATTGTCTTGGACACCCTGTCTATCGAGAGAGGGCTCTCCCaggcagcttttttgtcaacaggaccCATTGACAAAAGGCTCTCCTcctttgggagaggcagaaggttgtcggcgGAAGTGATGACCTTTGTCGACATActgctgacaaaatgcattttgcgtgtggcTGTTCCAGCAGCCTGGTCGGcagaactcgctagtgtaactgtagcctgtatGGGACTGCTGGCTCCATGTCTCCAAATGAACTGGGACTGTGCGATGGGAGTTAATCCCACCTCTTAACTCCTGCTGCACATGCTGGGCTCTGTGAGCTCTGAAGTCAACCAGGCAACTTTGCTAGAGGTGCCACAGTCTGACAGATCTTCAGGAGCTGAGCCTCTAAATCTGCTAGGTAGCTTTGACAAGCTCAGCCTGTACATATGAGTTTTGTGGTGTTGCTCAGCTGCAATCCTAGCAAGTGCATTGAGAACAGTCTGTGACAGGCTAGATCACAGAGATTTACTTGCGATTCACCGGATGCGCTCATCAGACCACTGAGCTGACCCACctgtcctctggggcaccccaccaccctgtgctgctgaaccagaagctctggtctccccccagTAAAGGCACAGAGTAACAGACCCCACAGCAGATTAACACAGGAACCCAGGGAaggcacccaggagcacagccccaaaCAAGGACGAAAACCCTCAATAAATCCTTCtaactctgtataaaagttttacacaaagAAAGCTCATATAATTCACCCTctctatcaatgaaagagagagatgcacagctctTCACCCCCccggtaacaattatttacactagtTTTGCTAATAAATGAATGGTTTTATTAAGTATAAGAAGTAGGAATTaagtgactgcaagtgaaaacagagagatcaaagtaaattactaaccaaagataaaacaaaacacacccatTAAGCCTAATACCCTTTGAGAAGTTGTTACAAATCATGTTTCTCGCcctagttcttatttcaggtGCAGTTCTTTGGAAGCTAGAGCTGACCTTTTTCTCTGACCTAGGCTGAACAATGCTCCTCCACCCCTCTAATTACAATACCCACTCCCCTCCAGATGTTCTTATATACATCTCCTTAGGGTGAGGAGGCAGtctcaaaagccagctgaagaccctCATTGTAAGACCTTCCCTTAAAAAGACTTTCGTCAGGGTGGGAAGTCTTCGTTCCAGTCTCTCCCCACCCATTCCCAgaatacaaaattcaagatggagcCCAGCAACAGGTGGCATACTAACATGTCTTTATCGGACCAAccccaggcaaaaaaaaaacaagctattTACACCTCATTGTCTTGAGCAACAGGCCAACAAATTCCTTAAGTATCTCCAATGGCTTTCATTAGAAGACCTAGGTTAATAAACAGGAttgcacttcatatttctaacttcacatgcaagaatgatacatgcagaCAGTTGCATGTACACACTCAGTGAAGTCCCAGCTTTCCAACGGGAATTCCAAGCCTTTCAGCATaccacattttgcataaagcatattcaagttatgcatattcacattCAAGAatgtatttccataaaaatatgaagCATATTGTCACACAGCCacactggttcagaccaaaggcccatcaaGCCTGGTATCCTGCCTTCTGAAAATGGCCAGTGATTCCCATGGCAATGATCAAGTAACCCAttccctgtcatccagtcccagtttctggcaatTAGAGGAACAGGGACATCCAGAGCTTGCAGTTGTGtgcctgaccatcttggctaacagccactgatggatctatcctccatgaacttcaaTACCTTTCTTGAGTCCAGTTATACTTGTACATTGCCTTTGTGGACTCTGGACATTAGTTTTTTAATCTGTTCAACACATTTCACGATtctctctttctgcttcctcctccagTTCCTTAGTTTGTTTAAAGACCATATCTTCTTGCCTCATTCAGACTTTACACTATTCATTTTCCTCTGTGGAAGGCACTGCATTGATGAGTCAACATTTCAATTAGGCAGTTGTTCTGGAGTCCCATGCCGTGCAATTTATAATTGTTGCAATGCCCAGGACGTTAATTAAACCGGACAGTACTTCTTCCCACTTAAAAACACCCATTAGGTAATTGACTGAATGTTTTACAAAGAAAAGGGATCTTGAAACTATTTATGTGCCTGAAGGCATCATAGCTGAGCTATTTGACAAGAGGCTCGTGAAGGGACCAACCCTGTCGTTCTTAGGTAAGTTGATTAAAAAACTCAGTGAATTTGCCTGAGTATAGACTActggcctgggcccaggattTACACTCCCTTTTCCTTATTTACCTGCTAATTCCAACTGCATTGACTTTTCCAGATGGCTGGAATCCAGTTACAATTTGCACTCTCCCCTTATCCCTGGTTCCCCACACATGTGGCTGGCATTTATTTAGGATTCTCTCACCACATTGTCAACCCCAATGTGAGGCTACTAACGAAGGAACTGTTACGTGGATGCCTATACCACAGAATAGTCATTAGCCAGCTGCTGATTTGTAGCCAACAATGAATTGGACCAGAGTATGACGTAATAGATATAACATGGCCCTTTGTGCCACAGTTTTAAATGTATATAGACACCTAAAGATACAAATAGGCATTTAatgagattttcagaagcatttaTCTGCatctttataaatattaatacctttaaaaatctgaccctttGTGTTTCCACCTGTAAATCTACTTTATTTCTACCATCTTTTAGGATCAGCAACACCAAATAATGGTACAGAGAACAAATGCCTATGAGCAAGCTGACTGCTTGGAGGCACATAATAAAATTCCCGAATTTTTAATGgataaataacttttcttgatGCAATTCCCTTGAAGAATGACCCCTTTGAAAAGCGGCTCTTACTGTGGAACAGCCCTCTGGCCACCTGTTAATATGCTACAATTTTGAGGGATGTATTTTAGCTCTTCATTTATGAAATCTACTGTGTCatgaacagctttccttgtttaAACTGATCCTCTGCCCATTCACAAGTCTGTATAGTTGGCCCAAAATTCAACTCATTAGTAACAATGACCTACATTTACACAGTGCCTGTCATCTGGAAGGATTTTATACACCATGGTAAAAGCATCCAGTCAAATTTATGCCTGCATAATTATTTGTTCAGCCCCAATGGTGTGCTCAGCCCTTTACAGCATACACAAGCATGTGGCTCCTTTCTCATGACGCTTACCATCTAAACTGGACAGGCAGTGACTACAAAACACTCATCCTTTGTTTAAGGactactttacttacgagtactcactaaaatgagggacatacatacatacctttatcagagaggtagccgtgttagtctgtagcttcgagaacaacaagaagtcctgtggcactttatggactaacagatattttgaagcataagtgttcatgggcaaagacctgcttcatcagatgcctgagtctcttgtctcatgcatctgatgaagcaggtctttgcccacgaatgctcatgctccaaaatatctgttagtctataaggtgccacaagacttcttgttgttctcgaatacACACCTTTGCtcactaaaagagtgaacttcccccacctatgagccagccgtggggtccccgGCCggcggggcagggagacccacagccccatttctggagctctgcctgctcccaacacccactcctgaactcccccagcccaccgcacccccccacaGGTGGCACTGCTGTAGCCCCAGGAACCAGCTACCACCttctccaccagagccaccatcaGCTTTTGACCCTCCCGCCTGcacatggccccaaactgctcccagctttTAACCTTTTTCatccccccaacccaaggttcactcacctttcaaaagcagcgccacatgctaccaatcagagactttaatgtgtatttaatgggaatttaatgtctctcttacaagtttttgcctatgagcagaaaactgggaaccaactgtgctcgtctagtgagggatgagtgtatgtgcTGCATTACCCGAGACTGGGAAGCCCAGTCTCAAGAGTGAGGCAGAGCtggcttgttttcttttccctctgcAAGTAACTTACTCCTGGGACAGCCATGTTGATAGTGCAGTGCTAAAAATCACAGGAAAATGCAACCAATCGTAGGAAGGAAACGTTTTAATTTCTAAGAATACGTTTTAGCAAATAACCACAATAAAATGAAAGATTACTAAAAATAAGAAAGGTTCTCCTTCATTTTCCCTTACATGTTGGTTGCACAGGACAGTCATCCCGAGGCTGTGATGCTGGGATatgtgaaagaagaaaaatatctaGAGCtaggctggaattttcaaaggtcGCATGAGGGGTAAAACTCTCATTGACCTTCAGTAGGACTGGCCACTTCATGTTTCTAGGCTCCTTTGGAAAGCCCTTTCGGATTATGCTGCAGTTTTGTTATAATGAAATGGCcctctcaagctgtgtctacactagctcccaactttgaagggagggtggtaagtagggtatcaggagattactaatgaagtgctgcggtgcatatgcacacttcattaagctaattctcccccgcggcaacttccaagtgtcccCAGGGCACAAAGCACAGGACCCTTTcatgggccaggccccagctgcgggacctcctcagcctctggacgGAGGAGGCCATCCTCCTAGACCCCACCACCAAGAGGAGGAATGCCCCGCCTAACCACCACCCTGGTGGCAGGGGGCCACCCTTACCAGACAATAGCACAAGtccaggcaaaggtgaaagagctcaGGCTGGGAACAcccaggctggggacagaggcaggaggtcaggacaggacccacatcctgcCCCTACTACGAAGAACTGTGCAGCCTCCTGAGGAGCAATAACATCTCCCCCCCACCATCATCAccactgtagacacagctggggagcccccccccccaccaccaccgctgctggagccagagctggaagagGACCAGCCTGGGACCCTGTTGGAGCCAGAGACAGAGCCACCCTTGGACCAAGACTCCAGTGACAGAGGCCTCACGATGGTCCTGGACTCAGCATCCTCCAGCCAGGCTACATGCAGGACATCCCTGGacctctttgagggaccctcaggtaagtACCCCATGTGttgcacaccccagggcatggtgggggtgccagcccctgccacatcCGAACGCTGGCCAGCAACACAGGCACTGGCGCAACCCCAGACACATCACAGAAGACCACGGGCATGCCCGCAGgcgacactcagcacctgctcctgtggcCAGTGCCATGAGACACATGTGTGGGGGATGAggtctggggagggccaggctgtgcccagcttaCCCATCACACATGTTGGGAAccttctgtggccagacacccgcCACCTTGGCTGCTAGGCCACTGGGTGGGAGGTGTGGTGGGGCCTGCAACCGTCAGCCCTGTACCCAAGGCACCACGaagtccctgtgcagcagggcacaCATGCATGTGCTCCCAGAACATCCCTGTCCCCGgagtggatgctgctgctgctcatggtgggcTGTGTGGCAAGAACGACTCACCCTcattcctccttctcttcctacGGCTGCACCACTGgaaggctgggccagccccatccCTCGCCCAGAGCCAGCAACTGTGCCAGCCAGCACTCAACCACTGCAGGGGCgggcccacagctggagggaCTGTCAGCTGACTGAGGAGGCTGCCCTGCAGGCCTACACCGCTGCCCTCAGGAAGCACACCAACCTCctggagcagcggctgtgggctTGGGACCAGCTTATGGCCAGGTTTGATGCTGCTACTGTCACCCGGCAGGCCTTCCTGGCCCAGGCACCCCTGTTTGCTCCCCCCGCTACCCTCGCACCCTCTGCCATTCCTGTcctgctgccttccccctcccctgctcagcccatgcctgctgcagccccaacccatccATACCTCCCCgcgtgctcccagccccaagccagccctgACAGTGACCCCAAACCCACAGCGGAGGGGAACCTGAGGCCAATGCCACTTAGGGTCCCACCCTCTTGCAGAGTCGCAGTAACagtcccccgccccctccttaAACTGGTGTCCCCCACCCTCATAGATAGCTAATCATTTttgcactttgtaaatagtttattatgGCAACATTTCTTTTACACATTTTTCTATTGTTGagtaaacaatttattttttcaccaccccTGTGTCTCTTGTTATTGGGGCGGGGTCAGGGAGAGGTGAGGAGGCAAAGGGAGGGGTCGTGGTGGGGATAGGGTAGAGCTGGGGGCCTGAGGCCCCTGTGGGGATGCCCTAGGGAGGGTCATTGGGAGCCGCAGACAAAGGTCTCCTGTAGCACTGATGCAGTATCCAGCTGTTCATAGCGGTGGCCACTGTCCGCTCTCTACCGTGGGAAGAAgacctcctccttt is a window from the Carettochelys insculpta isolate YL-2023 chromosome 16, ASM3395843v1, whole genome shotgun sequence genome containing:
- the ANKS4B gene encoding ankyrin repeat and SAM domain-containing protein 4B; protein product: MSTRYHKAAVDGNLELLKEATRKDLNTADEDGMTPTLLATYHGHLEAVEVICRRGGDPDKCDIWGNTPLHHAASNGHVHCLSFLINFGANIFALDNDLRTPLDAAASRDRHECVRILDKAATEQNIMNPKRVARLKAQAPKNAEKQIKECEKRQMKHQHEMTRIYNKEKYGSVSSAHASTSRTKVSNFFIPSTLSSFPKNLKDTFRMKVKKKDENPSDREAQSNGEEDTRVGRTTVMSVFSEKDEDELCNDFKGKNTSEDDGEQEHVSIFKRPGLGNIVFRRHLAAGLNAEEMLSEKEEISFKMPTELFQDERDESASELDTNNDFEVSWNEDEIGLDDDEAESTPLEVFLASQSLNEFVPVFMREKIDLDALMLCSDEDLLSIQIQLGPRKKVLSAADRRKQALEKPGKLVDTRL